Proteins encoded together in one Musa acuminata AAA Group cultivar baxijiao chromosome BXJ3-6, Cavendish_Baxijiao_AAA, whole genome shotgun sequence window:
- the LOC103988683 gene encoding uncharacterized protein LOC103988683, giving the protein MLGVVAAVLLLAGLVVFLVKFATADGDFTLTSRGAPKRDEVEGKVVWITGASRGIGEILANQFTNLGAKVILSARNAVELERVKSEIISKYPASRVEVLPMDLASGEESLKESVYKAESLFSSAGVDYMVHNAAFERPKRKALDETEEGLRATMNINVLGTITLTRLLAPYMLKRGRGHFVVVSSAAGKCPSPGQALYSASKHALNGYFHSLRSELCQEGIKVTIVCPGPIETSKTSETSSSGKSRSLEKRVSAERCAELIIVAATHGLKEAWISYQPVLFVMYLVQYMPTIGYWFMDLIGANRLDAAASKRSAYSWSLLFGHKKSA; this is encoded by the exons ATGCTGGGTGTCGTCGCAGCCGTTCTGCTCCTCGCCGGCCTCGTGGTTTTCCTCGTCAAATTCGCCACCGCAGATG GGGATTTTACGTTGACATCGAGGGGTGCGCCGAAGCGCGATGAAGTGGAAGGCAAG GTTGTGTGGATTACGGGCGCAAGCCGTGGAATTG GGGAAATCCTTGCAAATCAATTCACCAATTTAGGAGCAAAGGTGATACTTTCTGCTCGTAATGCAGTGGAGCTTGAGcgggtcaaatctgaaatcatca GTAAATATCCTGCTAGTAGAGTTGAAGTGTTGCCTATGGATTTGGCATCTGGTGAAGAATCTCTCAAAGAATCAGTATATAAGGCAGAATCTTTGTTTTCTAGTGCTGGAGTTGATTATATGGTCCACAATGCAGCCTTTGAACGACCT AAAAGAAAAGCTTTGGATGAAACCGAGGAAGGACTTCGG GCCACGATGAACATAAATGTCTTAGGGACAATAACTCTGACTCGCCTTCTGGCACCTTATATGCTTAAAAGAGGGAGAGGCCATTTTGTTGTG GTGAGTAGTGCAGCTGGAAAGTGTCCTTCACCAGGCCAAGCTTTATACTCTGCTTCCAAGCATGCTCTAAATGGATATTTCCATTCTCTACGTTCTGAG CTATGCCAGGAAGGGATTAAGGTGACCATTGTCTGCCCTGGGCCAATTGAAACATCAAAAACTTCCGAAACAAGTTCATCAGGAAAAAGTAGATCTTTGGAG AAGCGTGTGTCTGCAGAAAGATGTGCTGAGCTGATAATTGTTGCCGCAACCCATGGGCTAAAGGAAGCCTGGATATCATATCAG CCTGTGCTTTTTGTTATGTACTTGGTGCAGTACATGCCGACCATTGGATATTGGTTTATGGACCTG ATTGGTGCAAACCGGCTGGATGCGGCAGCAAGCAAGAGAAGCGCATACAGTTGGAGTTTGCTGTTTGGTCATAAGAAATCAGCATGA
- the LOC135641399 gene encoding protein SHORT-ROOT-like translates to MQNPHPHHHQASASCLLELDDPDATEKWAAELLRECARAISEKDSGKIHRLLWMLNELASPYGDCEQKLASYFLQALFCKATESGERCYKTSLSVAEMSHSFDSTRKVILQFQEVSPWTTFGHAASNGAILEALEGEAKLHIIDISNTYCTQWPTLLEALATRNDDSPHLRLTVVATAGVGGFVMDEIGQRMGRFARLMGVPFEFHVIRDLSRLDELREEELGLREGEAVAVNCIGALRRVDVEQRQAFIRMLRTLRPRVVTVVEEEADFTSCSGEFAVCFDECLRFYTTYLETLEESFPHTSNERLALERECSRCILRVLACDGDGVGDCERREKGSQWCRRLIEAFSSNSFSDDVVDDLKALLKRYRAGWSLMPAEGDASGLYLTWKQQPVVWACAWKP, encoded by the coding sequence ATGCAGAATCCACATCCTCACCACCATCAGGCATCTGCTAGCTGCTTGCTGGAGCTCGACGATCCGGATGCCACCGAGAAGTGGGCCGCGGAACTCCTTCGAGAGTGTGCGAGGGCCATATCCGAGAAAGATTCAGGTAAGATTCATCGCCTGTTGTGGATGTTGAATGAGCTCGCATCCCCCTACGGAGATTGCGAGCAGAAGCTTGCATCGTATTTCCTGCAAGCTCTCTTCTGCAAAGCAACTGAGTCGGGAGAGCGTTGCTACAAGACGTCCCTCTCGGTGGCAGAGATGAGCCACTCTTTTGACTCCACGAGGAAGGTCATCCTCCAGTTTCAAGAGGTAAGCCCTTGGACAACGTTCGGTCACGCAGCATCCAATGGCGCAATCTTGGAGGCTTTGGAAGGAGAAGCCAAGCTTCACATAATCGATATCAGCAACACGTACTGCACTCAATGGCCGACGTTACTGGAGGCCTTGGCCACCCGAAACGACGATAGTCCGCACTTGAGGCTGACAGTGGTTGCGACGGCCGGCGTCGGCGGATTCGTCATGGACGAGATAGGGCAGAGAATGGGGAGGTTTGCGAGGTTGATGGGAGTGCCATTTGAGTTCCATGTGATACGTGATTTGTCGAGGCTAGACGAGCTGAGAGAAGAGGAATTAGGGTTGCGAGAGGGGGAGGCCGTCGCAGTGAACTGCATCGGGGCCCTGCGACGTGTGGACGTCGAACAGAGGCAAGCCTTCATACGTATGCTACGCACGTTACGCCCACGGGTGGTCaccgtggtggaggaagaggctgACTTCACCAGTTGCAGCGGCGAGTTTGCCGTGTGCTTCGACGAGTGCTTGCGGTTCTACACCACGTACTTGGAGACGCTCGAGGAGAGCTTTCCGCACACCAGCAACGAGAGATTGGCACTGGAAAGGGAGTGCTCCAGGTGTATTCTTAGAGTTCTCGCTTGTGATGGTGATGGGGTTGGAGACTGTGAGAGGAGGGAGAAAGGGAGCCAGTGGTGCCGAAGACTCATCGAGGCCTTCTCATCCAACAGCTTCAGCGACGATGTCGTCGACGATCTGAAGGCGTTGCTGAAGAGGTATCGGGCAGGGTGGTCGCTCATGCCGGCCGAAGGAGATGCCTCCGGCCTCTACTTGACGTGGAAGCAGCAACCAGTGGTGTGGGCTTGTGCTTGGAAACCTTAG